The DNA window ATGTGATGATTTCAAAAAGGGATAGGatcaagttttcatttttattttggcCAAGATTTTAGGCATTCAGTCTCCATATATTTTTTAACAAGTTGCTACATTCTCCCTtccttcaatcaatcaatcaatcaatcaatcaatcaatcaatcaatcaatcaatcaatcaatcaatcaatcaatcaatcaatcaatcaatcaatcaatcaatcaatcaatcaatcaatcaatcaatcaatcaatcaatcaatcaatcaatcaatcaatcaatcaatcaatcaatcaatcaatcaatcaatcaatcaaccaaccaaccaaccaaccaaccaaccaaccaaccaaccaaccaaccaaccaaccaaccaatcaatcaatcaatcaatcaatcaatcaatcaatcaatcaatcaatcaatcaatcaatcaatcaatcaatcattgaaTTTATAAAGCACCAGTTTCTAGGTTCTTTTTAAAGGCGTTGTCTGTTTTCATTCTTGTTTCTCTAAACCTGTGAGACATAGTAAACGCTTCGACTGTATACAGTATTAGGGGTATGCGTAGTCCTACGGTcacaaatatttatcatttctcccccccccctctccccacaaaaattaaattgttttatgTATCGTgatctctctttttttttcaaatgacatGTTTTCGATTTTAAAAATTCGTGGCAACAGTATTCAAAGATCAACGCAATAGTTGTGACCTTAGCATAATTATGCTGGTAGGTAGAATGCTGATAGTGAATGCACAAAAGATTTCGCCTTTTACAACACACATATTTTTGTGAACAAAACTTGATATACTTGCCAATGTTGTGAGTTTCTATTATACGTATATACTATCGGCAGGTACTAAACACAACGAATTTGAAACCTGACCGTCGTTCTGTTTTAAATACATTCATATGTGGCGTGGTCTTGTGTATGCAGCAACAGTGTTACTTTTACGTAACATTCAAATCCcaattcaaaaataatttgatgacaTCCGTTTAACAAAATTAACGGCACCGTCAACATATATGTAACTaagttagggaccggtcagtttctccagcctggggggggggggggtgcctgTGCATTCTttaatcgggccgacaaaaagtcactaaCCCCCTTATCTGTAAAAACCAAAAAGAGGCTGACCCCTATCACTAAATTCTAAAAcataatgaccccccccccccccatatataatattcacatgacagatatttttgatcgtgacccagtgtggactgcttgactgtcttgcatctactttataagatcccgggttagcactatcataattataattattgaatacacagggtaaatatattccaaaaggagttttaatagcatcttgacagtgaaaggtagggtgaagtttgagaagggaatatgtacatctcttatgggggtcctagggggtctccccctagaagcccaggaggtttttaactgtgaaaagtcaattttgagactattcagacattttcagaaaataagctttacaaaacagcaccaacatgtaaaaagcaactacatagggttgaaatattttgaaatatagtttgatagcatcttgacagtaagcagataaggggaagagcttgagactgggatatgtccacctcatgtgggggtccTAAGGGTCTCCCAGggcctctagaagccctggaggatttttactcttaaaaccaatatttaggctattcagaccctttcaagcaataacttaatccatgctttacaagacagcaccatcaagtgtcagaaactattctttataacttacataaggttgaaatatatatgcatgtagtaaaggtcagcacatctataatggtagtgtcattggtaggggagatttggagattatggcaattttagactatcttggcaaacatgtcacatctttaaaagacaatatcgtctcaaattagaatagggtgaaaatatttaagtttaataccattatgacagtaaaatggttgttggtgcatctgattgttggttgaatgtgtgagtgacctctgggggtgagggagtccttggggttttcccggCCCCtagcagatctggagttttttgcttctattaggGCAATGTTTCAGTTGTTAATGTAAATTATGAACAACttttaaaatgtcaactttCATGAGAAATAGACATTTCCCCTGAAAGATTCCATTTTCTGTTCTTTCTACGCAAGTCTTTGCTGAACGCCTATTTCATAAAACATTTGTACAAAAGTATGTTTTCTGTATTCCCCCATGTATATTCTTCATTCGCCCGTTTCTATATTACACTTTCGCTGCCTTCGTTACAAACAACTTTCCCATCAAAATGAAGTGGAACAATTGTTTTCAgagtctgtcaatttttttcaaatccaAAGTTAGATTTGTTCTTGGATCATCATCAGGTCAGATGTCATATAACGTTCTTGACTTATgttcataaaaataatattctCTAAAATTGATTAACTAATATCATTGATGTGTGTCTGGCAGGGAATTATAAGCCTACCTGTAGACACTAttccttatttatttatttatttatttatttatttatttatttatttttaattttttttaattttttaattttttttttaattttttaattttttaatttatttatttatttatttatttatttatttatttatttatttatttatttttttgggggggggttaggataacagaatagtgtagtagtgatagtggTTCAAGTGTACAGGTAGGCTAGGCAGGGAACGTTACTTGAACATCCTCGATTTTTGTTAGCAATTTGAACTTTTCATATAACTATACTCGACAGTCATTAAAACCGCgataaaaataaagtgaatcactttatattttttttacaagttaACTACATTCGAAAATAGGTTTAAAAAATCCTAGCTTTATGACTTGAAGTACGAGtggttaatattttttttttcatttcaacatgTTGTGCAACGGACTGGGTCAACAATTTTGTAATGCGGTATTTATCTAAATTAGCCAACATGTGTTTCGcacattatatttatttaaagAAACAACGGGTCACACACAGACCCATAAATATTGATGACCAAGGTGCTGCATAGTCATAAATTCCTTCTTATTGCCGTCACTTCTCACCGGAATGTGTCTCaacgtatacatgtatgtattctgtaATAAGTCCGCTATCCCACGCCTCCTCGGTTAAAACCCAGCAAAACTCGTGACTGTTTCTCAAGCAAACTATTTTGGACACGAAAATTTAAAACGAAAATAGATATTACAAACGGGAAATTAAAACCCCCAGAAACGATTGCATGGATTGCAATGAATGACGTCACGCGGAAGGCCAATGCTCTTTACTTTGATAatgactttttttaaaattaattttgacgTCATAATTGTTGTGTAGAGGAATGTGTTTATTTCTCGAAACCATTTGATAAATTACCTTTATAgaataatgtatattttcaaacagAGTTTTCGGTTCGTTTTACTTTTTGCATGCAGAACGTGCAGTGGCAGCTCTGGAAATATTTAACCTGTAAGATATGGAAATCTGAAAAGTGCAGCCTCGTTCTGAATCTTCCAAACCCGGAAGTGCTTCACTGTCGTCTGAAAACCGAAAAGGGAAAGCCCCCGTGGCGTGGCGGGGAACGCCGCGCTACTTTACTTTGGAGACTCGTTAATGGTGAGTCGATATAACTGTGGAAGGGACCTTGTGTTTAGAGAACATTTAGTGGCATATTGCAAACGTTTTACGTGCATATGTTCATTGATATCAAATGCAGGTTCTTACGAATCATCACAAGGCACTCACATATTTCCAAGCCCTGACTCAAGGTCATCCAAAGTTCTGATTCATTGTGTTCAAAATTCGCCAAACATATCCCatgttcatattttaaaattagTACAGGTACAGATAACTTTTACTTACAAGACTTCTAAATAATATAACCAAAGTCACGTGTTTGTGACCACAGACACTTGTAATTACCCGTTAGGCTACATCTTCcagaatgaataaattatcacaTATTTTGACCTGTGAATAGAGTAAACTGGGATAGAATACATGTTCTAGGACCCAAAATTCAGCTAGCATGAGTTAAGGGAATATTTGTATCTCCAAattagaacccccccccccccccctttgctATTTGCCATGTTTGTTCATCTGTACCAAATAGTTACAATGTGGAAATACCATAGCTGTGATGTTGGGTTAGTTTAGTGTGTGTTATAGCTCTGGGAAGAgttcacatcacatatatatttgtgtcCATGATTAAATTTCAGTGGtatctgtttttatttatagaTCAGTGTCATCACTAGATCAGTTCCTGTGTGAACCGCACATCGTTGATTCTTTGAAACTTGTAGTAACCACTATATACCCATGAGTCATGGGGGTCAAGGGTCTTCAGGGTTATATTGAGAAGTGTTGCCCCCAAGCTATGGTTAAAGTCAGCCTTACAACAATTGGACACaggtaaataataaataattgaagccattaaaccTGGAATAGAAAGTTGTGTCTGCCTCAACAAAAGTTGTTACTaataatactttaatttcattgTTTAGCTCAATATATAATTGCAAACTTTTTCTTTGTGTGGCATATACCATTATCTTCACAGATTGCTGCACTGTAAACAATTTGTTCTGATCGTATGGCACATTTGTTTGCAATATCAGAACTTGCATTGTTGATACACTGTGATGATTTGCTAAGATAATGGTAGTCTTGTAACTAtgccatctctctctctctctccactgtaTATAGTCAATTGGACAAGTCTACCCAAAATGTAGTTAAATGTCccgctggggaaagggtgaacagcgcatgtcagtagtaatccatcacacccTGACAGGCGGTTGTCATTGGTTATGCGATTcggtttactacaaactcaacctccaggcTTGAAGTAAAAAGTCACGTGAGAACACAATAATGTCATCAACAGTACTCCAGTAGCAGTAAACTACTGCTGTCAGTGGTGAGAACGGAATGTTGTGCCaaagaaagccatttgactatacggtggaAAGAAAGATCATAGAAAATGACCACAAgtatagttactagactacTGGTAACTCTAGCAAAGACAATGTTGCCAATATTTTACCGAGcctgatgtatgtatgtatgtatgtatgtatgtatgtatgtatgtatgtatgtatgtatgtatgtatgtatgtatgtatgtatgtatgtatgtatgtatgtatgtatgtatgtatgtatgtatgtagtggagtgatgatgggcaaatggttagagtggctggctttgaatctgcaggttgcaggtttgagccctgtcgcatacataaacatacatacatacattcacaaatacatgcatacatacataaaacattaAGTAATTGGTCACTGTGCATTGATACACTGGCTCTGTTAATTGTCtatatttacttttaatgtTTCAAGTATGTCCTTGGGACAGGGCATTTATATTTGCAttatgaatatcaaaatatattgatagccgttattattttcatatcatcCAAAAATAATCCTCATTAGGCCATCTAATGATAACAAAGTTGTTTCAATAATGCAAGTCAGCCTACCAGTAATATTATTCTGGTTTATATCAACGCTTCAATTATAAAACAAGTTTGATCAAAAGATTCATGATAAGATTATATTCTTTACTTTACAATGTGTCATTATTCCCAAATGGACAAGCCTGAAGAGGGATACTACATTGcttccattcatccatccatccatttgtcCGTCCATTCATTTAtctccatctgtctgtgtgttcgTCTGTCCATTCAGTTGTTTGCATCTGACATGAACAGGCCAAATTCATTCAGACTTGATACCAAGGTACCACACTGAGTTGCGCTATCTTGCTACATcttcaaattttgacaaatcaTGGCCATATTTGTCGTAAAAATCAGCTATTTGCAACCTATTTATgatgtatctctctctcttgactttgacctttgttgTCGAATATCAATAACAATTGTTTACCTTTGAAactcatctctctctctctctctctctctctctctctctctctctctctctctctctctctctctctctctctctctctctctctctctctctctctctctctctctctctctctctctctctctctatatatatatatatatatcaacaccCTCTTACAGATACTTCCGACAACATGGAAAACCTGCTGTACTAGTAGTTGATGGGATGAGCTGCCTCCGGATGATCTATCATCCTGGAATAGCATGGGTGTATGGAGGACAGTGGAAGCAGTACATTGAACAACTAGAAAACTTTCTGAAGGCTTTTGAAAGAGCCAAAATTGAGCCTGTGTTTTTCTTTGATGGACGGGTAGAAAATAACAAGAGAAGTGTATGGGTGGAGAGGAGGATATCAGATCGGAAGAAAATTGCCAAGATCTTTGAGCACATCAAAAGGACTGGTAATGAGCCGGGGCAAGACTTGTTCAACATCCCTGTTAGTTTGCCCAAAATGACAAGAATGGCACTCAGATCGCTCGGTGCTACCGTGTATAATACAAAGGGCGAAGCAGACTATGAGATAGCCAAATACTGCAAAGAATTTCAGTGTCTTGGTATACTGGGGCAAGATACAGATTTCATTATCTATAACATTGGGGAGTATTTCTCCAGTCAGTACTTAGATTTGAATAGTCTAACCACTGTCAGTTATTCTCGTCAAGCTCTGTGTGCTAAACTAAGAATGCCTATCTACCAGCTACCCCTACTGGCTTGCTTGATGGGCAATGATTTCATCTCTCGAGAAGATCTTGAAGATTTCCACAAGTATCTAGCCAGGGGGCGGGTTCCTTGGTTTCAGAAATTTGTACCAGTTCTAGCTAACTATGCAGCATCATTTGGCAATCGATTACTGAGCAAAGAGGACATTAGGTACATTGAGTCAGAAGTGTTCCGAGACCGCTCTAAGTTTGGGCTCATTCAAGAATCAGTAAGCATGTATTACTTGGAAGCTGATGATGTTGGAGAAACTTTACCACCAGCACTGCACACAATTGATGCTACACCCAGCAGTAATTTAGCCTCACCACCTGTTCATTCTGAGGTTTTAGAATTAGCAAAACAACAGCATAAGAAAAGTGAGAATCGGTTGTGGAATATCATGGTTACAGGGATTGAGGATTGCGGTGTGTCTTTCGAAGATGACGATGACCCATCCCTGCCATCATCTTCCCCCTTACTGCTGCCTGTGAGACAGCGTATGTACGGGCTGCTGTATGGGGTTGGGGTACAGGGAACAGATGATGATAGTGGTCAGACAGAACAGTCTAAGATCACAGGAGGCAGGGTTGTAAGGGCAGAAAAAGAGGATGCAGGAAGAGAAGCTGCTAATTTTACACCAAACTGTGCTCAACGGCGTATAGTTGGTCAGAATGCTGTTATGGAATGGCATGTGTACAGAGGCAATGCATTGAAAGAACCAGACATTGTTGCTGCATTGCCTTTGGACTCCCTCACAGGTGAGTATACGCACAcacatcaatctgattaaaatccactGTAGTCTTCGGCTTGTCATTCAGTTCAGTCTAATacctttctttttatttgtatcGTCATctgttttatatacatattcaagTTTTCATTTTGGTTGCTGCTTCTAGATCCCAAACCGATTCTCATTAACAGACCACTGTTTAAACCAATGAAAATGCCTCTTACTACAGGGTGAACTGTATGGTGTGCTTTGATTGGCTCTGTGTACATGTGAGATTTGAATATTATCGGCAATGAGAATGGGTCAGATGGTAGGGGTGATGACCAAAaccaaaatgtaaatattctatAAAAGGacaattcaaacacaaaatgaagGTAATAGCAAACAGGCGGCATATCACTACCTTTGAtcttaatcagattggtatacACATCACTTTATCCAACTACTACTGCCACTGCTGAGGTCCAGTAGTGGGCAGAGCAGTGCTCTGGTCATAACGTTTGATCTTCTTCCCtgaaaaattgatgaaaaaaaaaatcttttcatCAAGTGATATTTCAACAATCGCAAAGTTGACCAACATTTGTTAAATTCCTTGAATACCAAAAATTACTGTGAAGAATTATACACTGCTTTATAACTCCAACATGACAAAAAAACACCAAGGaaactaaaaacaaaaatagtatTCACCATACTCACAAAGAAGTTTATTTAAACGATAATCCAAAAAATTAGTTTATCCCCATGgagaaatataaacattgtttttttttatattgagaTAAGAAATCCCTGTCATGAGAATGTAACAGATGGCTGTGATAAAAATCTGGTATCTGAtcatttcttttaatttcttgATCTTATTGGTAGATTTTGTTTGTTGGTGATGCAGATTTTGTCAGATGAGTAGTAGaagtttggggggggggggataggcAGGGTGGGGACAGGATGGGGCTGTGGTATAAAAAAGATTAAGTTACACTTTGAAAGTAGTGCAAAATCTTACAGGTTTAGAAAAATTTTGACAGAATTAGTAttataatttgtttactttggCAGATTAGAAAATTAGGCctagaaaataaaatacattgtttggttccggttacctgacccccaccttg is part of the Glandiceps talaboti chromosome 2, keGlaTala1.1, whole genome shotgun sequence genome and encodes:
- the LOC144452599 gene encoding constitutive coactivator of peroxisome proliferator-activated receptor gamma-like isoform X1, yielding MGVKGLQGYIEKCCPQAMVKVSLTTIGHRYFRQHGKPAVLVVDGMSCLRMIYHPGIAWVYGGQWKQYIEQLENFLKAFERAKIEPVFFFDGRVENNKRSVWVERRISDRKKIAKIFEHIKRTGNEPGQDLFNIPVSLPKMTRMALRSLGATVYNTKGEADYEIAKYCKEFQCLGILGQDTDFIIYNIGEYFSSQYLDLNSLTTVSYSRQALCAKLRMPIYQLPLLACLMGNDFISREDLEDFHKYLARGRVPWFQKFVPVLANYAASFGNRLLSKEDIRYIESEVFRDRSKFGLIQESVSMYYLEADDVGETLPPALHTIDATPSSNLASPPVHSEVLELAKQQHKKSENRLWNIMVTGIEDCGVSFEDDDDPSLPSSSPLLLPVRQRMYGLLYGVGVQGTDDDSGQTEQSKITGGRVVRAEKEDAGREAANFTPNCAQRRIVGQNAVMEWHVYRGNALKEPDIVAALPLDSLTGGTPSMEYLWLQNGPEVTECRLRTYLACMDCSISMTTMQQIPQEYIIPCTLINYFLKSLTKDVFGEVELNAFLAVFVTLPMYDVDRLISLEVATVKSKAIHLATVFMRGVTTVLTLNSACGKPVAMEHGLPWKYFDGKLFHAKYLIALQGTNEFVLCEKNERTINLFRLLKQCVLEGRR
- the LOC144452599 gene encoding constitutive coactivator of peroxisome proliferator-activated receptor gamma-like isoform X2; its protein translation is MGVKGLQGYIEKCCPQAMVKVSLTTIGHRYFRQHGKPAVLVVDGMSCLRMIYHPGIAWVYGGQWKQYIEQLENFLKAFERAKIEPVFFFDGRVENNKRSVWVERRISDRKKIAKIFEHIKRTGNEPGQDLFNIPVSLPKMTRMALRSLGATVYNTKGEADYEIAKYCKEFQCLGILGQDTDFIIYNIGEYFSSQYLDLNSLTTVSYSRQALCAKLRMPIYQLPLLACLMGNDFISREDLEDFHKYLARGRVPWFQKFVPVLANYAASFGNRLLSKEDIRYIESEVFRDRSKFGLIQESVSMYYLEADDVGETLPPALHTIDATPSSNLASPPVHSEVLELAKQQHKKSENRLWNIMVTGIEDCGVSFEDDDDPSLPSSSPLLLPVRQRMYGLLYGVGVQGTDDDSGQTEQSKITGGRVVRAEKEDAGREAANFTPNCAQRRIVGQNAVMEWHVYRGNALKEPDIVAALPLDSLTGGTPSMEYLWLQNGPEVTECRLRTYLACMDCSISMTTMQQIPQEYIIPCTLINYFLKSLTKDVFGEVELNAFLAVFVTLPMYDVDRLISLEVTTVKSKAIHLATVFMRGVTTVLTLNSACGKPVAMEHGLPWKYFDGKLFHAKYLIALQGTNEFVLCEKNERTINLFRLLKQCVLEGRR
- the LOC144452599 gene encoding constitutive coactivator of peroxisome proliferator-activated receptor gamma-like isoform X3 — encoded protein: MSCLRMIYHPGIAWVYGGQWKQYIEQLENFLKAFERAKIEPVFFFDGRVENNKRSVWVERRISDRKKIAKIFEHIKRTGNEPGQDLFNIPVSLPKMTRMALRSLGATVYNTKGEADYEIAKYCKEFQCLGILGQDTDFIIYNIGEYFSSQYLDLNSLTTVSYSRQALCAKLRMPIYQLPLLACLMGNDFISREDLEDFHKYLARGRVPWFQKFVPVLANYAASFGNRLLSKEDIRYIESEVFRDRSKFGLIQESVSMYYLEADDVGETLPPALHTIDATPSSNLASPPVHSEVLELAKQQHKKSENRLWNIMVTGIEDCGVSFEDDDDPSLPSSSPLLLPVRQRMYGLLYGVGVQGTDDDSGQTEQSKITGGRVVRAEKEDAGREAANFTPNCAQRRIVGQNAVMEWHVYRGNALKEPDIVAALPLDSLTGGTPSMEYLWLQNGPEVTECRLRTYLACMDCSISMTTMQQIPQEYIIPCTLINYFLKSLTKDVFGEVELNAFLAVFVTLPMYDVDRLISLEVATVKSKAIHLATVFMRGVTTVLTLNSACGKPVAMEHGLPWKYFDGKLFHAKYLIALQGTNEFVLCEKNERTINLFRLLKQCVLEGRR